From the Purpureocillium takamizusanense chromosome 6, complete sequence genome, one window contains:
- the KIP2 gene encoding Kinesin-like protein kip2 (COG:Z~BUSCO:EOG092631IR~EggNog:ENOG503NTW8): MATALPRPSRPSNGPPSMALPALPVSKTRKSTGNLNAAANPSKSAPTTPRSGLRAPSGALAPPLPIPNSALPHPRPSPALNAAGKTLRKTVSINSFPHPPRGDHRSTSMPPSPLANEQVRSRKAKSPRELSHSPFSPTTPSLLNGSGDGKSVNSVRMSDGLISVSSPPHSRSSSAQDSYSTSATTYEDSGEAVQHADSSRPASMSDRRSSKGEGKGNVIVSVRVRPDANTDQQSPEGEWMVDGRKSLIAYRGKEGGDHYYDNVFTTHDNNSRVYDHIAKRLVRRVMEGYHGTVFAYGMTGTGKTFSMQGTASSPGVIPLAITDIFSYIRETPSREFLLRVSYLEIYNEKIHDLLSMPTGSGVGGAVQQDEIKLREDSKRGVYATPLKEEIVQSPTQLLRVIARGDQARRTASTQFNARSSRSHAVVQIVVESRERIPGAGPGGAEGKRSAILPGGVRVSTLSLIDLAGSEKAAESKERRQEGAHINKSLLTLGTVIAKLSEWKDKEAKGGDKEGKHLPYRDSKLTRLLQGALSGNSLVSILCTIQIGAAGSAAAANTHTTETLNTLKFASRAKNNIVSHAKRAEEALGAGGDGGARVLLERYRMEILELRQQLDTQAKKNKDTEKEKEDEAEKVRELEMSERHEEQMLEMQLARTALKERIDHLNRLILSSKSIGVNSNGSMSSLGQYARFSQLSLPGSVRSSVATSNGTKPFPERTASMTSTSSTIGRRSSAGQRPCGADAEAAEGEDDSVGEYGDGTASLAAQNRALQADLADKNRYIATLEKRLLQARRASSSRTSVGFSAPKGIMVGEDHSVAAALKEKDAEIADLRERLYDKDRMLSALRSAARSRDNADASAEARSPPSRHGWRGKGPASPTPSKPAKGRTKSVDEMNRMLEEMIQDGVETGHIVKSSRGSVRLPAGHKTDTAGSPGELQPLRQSPIPPESDKLAAAEAA, translated from the exons ATGGCCACAGCGTTGCCTCGCCCTTCGCGGCCATCAAACGGCCCACCAAGCATGGCGCTGCCTGCACTGCCCGTCAGCAAGACCCGGAAGAGCACGGGCAACTTGAACGCTGCTGCCAACCCTTCCAAATCCGCACCGACAACTCCACGAAGTGGGCTCCGAGCACCGTCCGGCGCCCTCGCACCTCCATTGCCTATCCCCAACTCGGCCCTGCCTCACCCGAGACCGTCTCCCGCCCTCAATGCCGCTGGCAAGACTCTTAGAAAGACAGTCAGCATCAACTCTTTCCCCCACCCGCCCAGAGGCGATCACCGGTCGACTAGTATGCCGCCTAGCCCGCTGGCAAACGAACAGGTCCGATCACGCAAAGCCAAGTCACCCAGAGAGCTATCCCACAGCCCCTTCTCGCCTACTACACCAAGCCTACTCAACGGGAGTGGAGATGGCAAGTCAGTGAACAGCGTCCGAATGTCGGACGGCCTGATAAGCGTGTCCTCGCCACCTCATagccgcagctcctcggcccaGGATTCATACTCAACGTCTGCCACGACATACGAGGATTCGGGCGAGGCGGTACAGCACGCTGACTCGTCCAGGCCTGCCTCCATGTCGGACAGGCGCTCTTCcaagggcgagggcaagggcaacgtCATCGTGAGTGTGCGTGTGCGGCCTGACGCCAACACCGACCAGCAAAGTCCCGAGGGCGAATGGATGGTCGACGGTCGAAAGTCACTCATCGCCTACCGAGGCAAAGAGGGCGGCGATCATTATTATG ACAATGTCTTTACGACGCACGATAACAACTCGCGCGTTTACGACCACATCGCGAAGCggctcgtccgccgcgtcaTGGAAGGCTACCACGGCACCGTCTTTGCCTACGGTATGACGGGCACGGGAAAGACTTTCTCCATGCAAGGAACGGCCTCCTCACCTGGTGTAATCCCGTTGGCCATTACCGACATCTTCTCTTACATCCGAGAGACGCCATCCCGCGAGTTTTTGCTCCGCGTAAGCTATCTGGAAATTTATAACGAGAAGATTCACGACTTGTTGAGCATGCCTACGGGGAGTGGGGTCGGAGGCGCCGTTCAACAGGACGAGATCAAGCTGCGTGAAGACAGCAAGCGTGGCGTCTATGCGACGCCGCTAAAGGAGGAGATCGTTCAGAGCCCTACGCAGTTGTTGCGGGTAATTGCCCGGGGCGACCAGGCCCGCCGGACGGCCAGCACGCAATTCAACGCTCGCAGCTCTCGAAGCCACGCCGTCGTGCAGATTGTCGTGGAGAGTCGCGAGCGTATCCCGGGAGCCGGACCCGGTGGAGCTGAAGGCAAGCGATCTGCCATACTTCCTGGAGGAGTTCGAGTCTCGACTCTGAGCCTGATAGACCTTGCTGGTTCGGAGAAGGCCGCAGAGTCCAAGGAGCGTCGGCAAGAAGGTGCTCATATCAACAAGAGCCTTCTTACGCTGGGCACTGTCATCGCCAAACTCTCAGAGTGGAAAGACAAGGAAGCCAaaggcggcgacaaggagggGAAGCATCTGCCGTACCGTGACAGCAAACTGACGCGCCTGCTTCAGGGGGCGTTGTCTGGCAACTCGCTGGTCAGCATCCTCTGCACAATTCAGATTGGTGCCgctggcagcgccgccgccgcaaacacacacacgacCGAAACACTGAACACACTCAAGTTTGCGTCGAGGGCCAAGAACAACATTGTGAGCCACGCAAAGAGAGCCGAGgaagccctcggcgccggcggcgatggtggcgccCGAGTGCTCTTGGAACGATACCGGATGGAGATACTCGAGCTTCGCCAACAACTGGACACTCAGGCTAAGAAGAACAAGGATACGGaaaaggagaaggaggacgaAGCCGAGAAGGTCCGTGAGCTGGAAATGTCGGAACGACACGAGGAACAGATGCTCGAAATGCAACTCGCGAGAACGGCGCTGAAGGAGCGCATTGACCATCTGAACCGGCTCATACTGAGCTCCAAGTCGATTGGTGTCAACTCGAACGGATCCATGAGCTCGCTTGGTCAATATGCCAGATTCTCCCAGCTGTCACTCCCCGGATCTGTTCGATCCTCGGTTGCCACGTCTAACGGTACAAAGCCTTTCCCTGAGCGAACAGCGTCCATGACTTCGACCTCGTCCACTATCGGGCGACGGTCTAGCGCCGGACAGAGACCGTGTGGCGCTGACGCGGAGGCTGCGGAAGGCGAGGATGACAGTGTCGGAGAATACGGCGACGGGACtgcctcgctggcggcgcagaaCCGTGCGCTGCAAGCCGACCTGGCGGACAAGAACCGATATATTGCCACACTGGAAAAACGGCTTCTCCAGGCTCGGCGAGCGAGCTCCTCCCGAACGTCGGTTGGCTTCTCGGCACCAAAGGGAATcatggtcggcgaggatcacagtgtcgccgccgcgctaAAGGAGAAGGATGCGGAGATTGCGGACCTGCGTGAGAGACTGTACGACAAGGACAGGATGTTGTCGGCTCTGCGCAGTGCGGCTCGGTCGCGGGACAATGCTGATGCATCAGCCGAGGCACGATCTCCCCCGTCACGACACGGTTGGCGTGGCAAGGGACCCGCGAGCCCGACCCCATCGAAACCAGCCAAGGGACGCACCAagagcgtcgacgagatgAACCGGATGCTCGAGGAGATGATTCAGGATGGTGTCGAGACGGGACATATTGTAAAGAGCTCTCGTGGAAGCGTCCGACTACCGGCAGGCCACAAGACGGATACCGCAGGCTCACCCGGAGAGCTTCAGCCACTGCGCCAAAGCCCCATCCCGCCCGAGAGCGACaagctggccgcggccgaggctgccTGA
- a CDS encoding uncharacterized protein (TransMembrane:1 (i95-113o)~EggNog:ENOG503P035) has product MAPRLDLTHSTHHHHHHKIMVAPPRINLRRAASYNNSGQDRGSSAPLSATSSRFNFNHLLFSPPPSPSLPALVPRPKRSPSQIFKARPRRLLRHLLYLVTIVSALYVVAFACWHRDAIPAVLPHFAGGRGGVQFEMVGQDVLPDFPTPIVVTDSKRRSKWTVAIPHGYEFPLSIKEYAGMGGRCREVSSHARELSHKAPLSADTMLAYDKPDDYFIDVAEAERSGLLPGASKGAARPQRSGHFVGLDWEAMAGKPVCDRSLTYVMESRDAGLGRSMMALWTLYALAKEQGRAFFIDDSRWAYGAYTDLFQAPPLPDCRPPPRHHMLPCPVQARHLVVSGVTSQDAYPALMARHRRSTGAHSTQHDLLELARTGYKALFTLNKGDQEYVDKRIRELEAKAKSADTSSQDAPIIGIHIRRGDAHPLEYQYRDTYIPAEVFVGHAHRLAEAHYNNSSRSSSGSSSKGAKGEGEGVQQLLQQQQPQQHRAVMVIASDDPMVSKEADFSDAHLAQKRIRLATKEEAKGQHDGDPNPHVLHQFKEEAQGWEGGFFAPMFWNLGAERKNNAAATAAPGSDDYDDGDGVRRHAEPPSEQTLKLRSFLGRAYAMDLAVLAGASDKVVCAVSATGCKLLGVMLGWERGMERGAWVNIDGGYSWSGLSW; this is encoded by the coding sequence atggcgcctcgcctcgaccTCACGCAttccacccaccaccaccaccaccacaaaATCAtggtcgcgccgcccaggatCAACCTCcgccgggcggcgtcgtacaACAACAGCGGCCAGGACCGCGGCTCCTCCGCGCCCCTgtccgcgacctcgtcacGCTTCAACTTCAACCACCTTCTCTtctcgcccccgccgtcgcccagtcTGCCGGCCCTGGTCCCTCGCCCGAAGCGGTCACCGTCACAAATCTTCAaggcgcggccccggcgcctcTTGCGCCACCTGCTCTACCTGGTCACCATCGTCAGCGCGCTGTACGTCGTGGCCTTTGCCTGCTGGCATCGGGATGCCATCCCGGCCGTGCTGCCGCACTTTGcaggggggagaggaggggtgCAGTTCGAAATGGTAGGGCAGGACGTGCTCCCAGACTTTCCCACGCCCATAGTCGTCACCGATAGCAAGAGGCGATCGAAATGGACCGTCGCCATCCCCCACGGCTACGAGTTCCCGCTGTCCATCAAGGAGTAcgccggcatgggcggccgGTGCCGCGAGGTGTCGTCGCACGCTCGGGAGCTGTCCCACAAGGCGCCGCTCTCGGCCGACACGATGCTGGCCTACGACAAGCCCGACGATTACttcatcgacgtcgccgaggcggagaggagcggcctcctccccggcgcgtccaagggggcggcgcggccccaACGGTCCGGACACTTTGTGGGACTCGACtgggaggccatggccggcaaGCCCGTGTGCGACAGGTCGCTCACCTACGTCATGGAGAGCCGGGACGCCGGGCTGGGCAGGTCCATGATGGCGCTGTGGACGCTCTacgcgctggccaaggagcaAGGGCGGGCcttcttcatcgacgactCGCGCTGGGCCTACGGTGCCTACACGGACCTCTTCCaggcgccgcccctgcccgactgccgcccgccgccgcggcaccacatgctgccctgcccggTCCAGGCCCGGCACCTGGTCGTCTCGGGCGTCACCTCGCAGGACGCGTACCCGGCGCTCATGGCCAGGCACCGGCGCAGCACGGGCGCGCACAGCACCCAGCACGacctgctggagctggcccGGACCGGCTACAAGGCGCTCTTCACCCTCAACAAGGGGGACCAGGAGTACGTCGACAAGAGAATCagggagctcgaggccaaggccaagtcgGCCGACACCTCGTCCCAGGACGCCCCCATCATCGGCATCCATATCCGGCGGGGCGACGCCCACCCGCTCGAGTACCAGTACCGGGACACGTACATTCCCGCAGAGGTATTCGTCGGGCACGCCCAtcgcctggccgaggcgcatTATAACAACAGCAGCCGTagtagcagcggcagcagcagcaagggggccaagggcgagggcgagggcgtccagcagctgctgcaacagcaacagccccagcagcacaGGGCCGTCATGGTCATTGCCTCGGACGACCCCATGGTCAGCAAAGAGGCCGACTTCTCCGACGCGCACCTCGCGCAGAAGCGCATCCGGCTCGCCACCAAGGAAGAGGCCAAGGGCCAGCACGACGGGGACCCGAACCCGCACGTGCTGCACCAGttcaaggaggaggcgcagggctgggagggcggcttcttcgcgCCCATGTTCTGGAACCTCGGGGCCGAACGCAAGAACAacgcggccgcgacggcggcgcccggcagcgacgattacgatgacggtgacggcgtccGACGGCACGCGGAGCCCCCCTCGGAGCAGACGCTCAAGCTGCGCAgcttcctcggccgcgcctaCGCCATGGACCTGGCGGTGCTCGCGGGCGCCAGCGACAAGGTCGTGTGCGCCGTCAGCGCCACGGGCTGCAAGCTGCTGGGCGTCATGCTGGGGTGGGAGCGCGGCATGGAGAGGGGCGCGTGGGTCAACATTGACGGGGGATACAGCTGGAGCGGACTGAGCTGGTAg
- a CDS encoding uncharacterized protein (SECRETED:SignalP(1-18~SECRETED:cutsite=CLA-AT~SECRETED:prob=0.9175)), whose translation MRLLALLLVQLHMHTCLAATLRAGRDVAAIEERTTVTTTTVAHVPGGRRNDNNYNNYNDDDDDDDDDDDYSDDNDNDDDISYNRAHNDTMLVPRGETWFHCSEGQDMCWRSGMTRNVFGFMEDHYRDLVSEKKYLNGERLICIPIALGPTGFCLFWERLEKGEYRLGETAKRLLKKLLTCEDKKCGYVAFTDSSARLKIDYVGNVHGCNGIC comes from the coding sequence atgcgcctcctcgccctcctgcTCGTGCAACTGCACATGCACACATGCCTCGCGGCAACGCTCCGCGCGGGCagagacgtcgccgccatcgaggagaGGACGACGGTAACAACAACGACGGTGGCACATGTTCCTGGCGGCCGTAGGAATGACAACAATTACAACAATtacaacgacgacgacgatgacgacgacgacgacgacgactacagcgacgacaacgacaacgacgatgatATAAGCTACAACCGCGCCCACAACGACACCATGCTCGTACCGAGGGGCGAAACATGGTTCCACTGCAGCGAGGGCCAGGACATGTGCTGGCGCTCGGGCATGACGCGCAACGTCTTCGGCTTTATGGAGGACCACTACCGCGACCTGGTCTCGGAGAAGAAGTACCTGAACGGCGAGCGCCTGATCTGCATCCCGATCGCGCTGGGCCCCACGGGCTTCTGCCTCTTCTGGGAGAGGCTCGAGAAGGGCGAGTATCGCCTtggcgagacggccaagaGGCTCCTCAAGAAGCTGCTCACGTGCGAGGACAAGAAGTGCGGGTACGTCGCCTTCACCGACAGCTCGGCCCGCCTCAAGATAGACTACGTGGGGAACGTCCATGGTTGTAATGGAATCTGCTAA
- a CDS encoding uncharacterized protein (SECRETED:SignalP(1-24~SECRETED:cutsite=GLA-VS~SECRETED:prob=0.5033)~EggNog:ENOG503P83V), with protein sequence MTVATRLSSAVLALASLALVRGLAVSYPEVIPGPGLPSLAELGVTSAELYSMGLPPHSAATRHLAGRAPTFEPRCGPSDGAYANVNDIIACYHYLDRLGGQACGTGDNYAVVEFCRAGSGHIIGQALTSRSTSSSCSDVAIAALYTIDHCTRPDQTVAGFQAAYGNGDLVVGCTNIHW encoded by the exons ATGACTGTGGCGACGCGTCTATCGTCTGCTGTTCTCGCCCTTGCATCTCTCGCCTTGGTCAGGGGACTCGCAGTCAGCTATCCCGAGGTGATTCCCGGCCCGGGCCTGCCGAGCTtggccgagctcggcgtcacGTCCGCCGAGCTATACAGCATGGGGCTGCCACCACACTCTG cagcaacccGCCACTTGGCAGGACGGGCGCCTACATTCGAGCCGCGGTGCGGGCCATCGGATGGCGCCTACGCAAACGTCAACGACATCATCGCATGCTACCACTACCTCGACAGGCTCGGGGGTCAAGCCTGCGGCACGGGGGACAACTACGCCGTGGTCGAGTTCTGCCGCGCGGGGTCTGGGCACATTATCGGGCAGGCGCTCACGTCCCGGAGCACTTCCTCGTCATG CTCCGACgtggccatcgccgcgctgTACACCATTGACCACTGCACCCGTCCGGACCAGACAGTTGCCG GCTTCCAAGCTGCGTATGGCAACGGCGATCTCGTTGTCGGATGTACGAATATCCACTGGTGA
- a CDS encoding Mannan endo-1,6-alpha-mannosidase (TransMembrane:1 (n4-19c27/28o444-466i)~EggNog:ENOG503P0AR~SECRETED:SignalP(1-27~SECRETED:cutsite=TAA-ED~SECRETED:prob=0.4972)~CAZy:GH76~COG:G) has translation MRLLLSPGVAVAAVVSVLLSTAGQTAAEDASPFSIDSEDDIKKTASIVAWDLMQYYKGNLTGETPGILPGPPPAGDYYWWEAGAMWGTLIDYWAWSGDSTYNDEIMAAMQWQVGPKADYQPPNVTASLGNDDQAFWGMSAMLAAESKFPDPPSDKPQWLALAQAVFNTQAAPDRHDQLCGGGLHWQIYSVNHGYPYKNSIANGCFFNLGARLYRYTGNTTYLDWAVRTWDWMDRVGFIDRETWAIYDGANSNKGCKEINRAEFSYNNAIFAQGAAFLYNATEDAVWKQRTEKLVEYGLKTFFPKGVAVEISCETAGTCTTDMLTFKGFLHRWYSVITQIVPSTAPSIRPILKKSTAAAIKQCTGAALGRQCGFKWATGVYDGKTGAGQQMSVLAAVASQLVGLDGKAPVTGKSGGTSKGNPNAGSGGDTDPADRHRPITTADRVGAGFVTFTLVALVGGVFAWMMLDTHQGGES, from the exons ATGAGGCTGTTACTCTCGCCaggcgtggccgtggcggcggtggtaTCGGTGCTGTTGTCGACAGCCGGCCAAACCGCCGCCGAAGATGCCTCTCCGTTTTCCATCGACTCCGAAG ACGACAtcaagaagacggccagcatcgtcgcctgggACCTGATGCAGTACTACAAGGGCAACCTGACGGGAGAGACGCCGGGCATCCTccccggccctcctcccgcagGAGACTACTACTGGTGGGAGGCGGGAGCCATGTGGGGGACGCTCATCGACTACTGGGCGTGGAGCGGCGACTCGACGTACAACGACGAgatcatggcggcgatgcagtGGCAGGTCGGGCCCAAGGCCGACTACCAGCCGCCCAACGTGACGGCCTCGCtcggcaacgacgaccaggCCTTCTGGGGCATGTCggccatgctcgccgccgagtccAAGTTCCCCGACCCGCCGTCGGACAAGCCGCAGTGgctggccctcgcccaggccgtctTCAACACGCAGGCCGCGCCCGACCGGCATGACCAGCTGTGCGGCGGGGGGCTGCACTGGCAGATCTACAGCGTCAACCACGGCTACCCGTACAAGAACAGCATCGCCAATGGCTGCTTCTTcaacctcggcgcccgcctGTATCGCTATACCGGCAACACGACGTACCTGGACTGGGCGGTGCGCACCTGGGACTGGATGGACCGCGTCGGCTTCATCGACAGGGAGACCTGGGCCATATACGACGGCGCCAACTCCAACAAGGGGTGCAAGGAGATTAACCGCGCCGAGTTTTCGTATAACAACGCCATCTTTGCCCAAGGCGCGGCGTTTCTGTACAATGCG ACAGAAGACGCCGTCTGGAAGCAGAGAaccgagaagctcgtcgagtACGGGCTCAAGACCTTCTTCCccaagggcgtcgccgtcgaaaTCTCGTGCGAAACCGCCGGCACCTGCACGACCGACATGCTCACCTTCAAGGGCTTCCTGCACCGGTGGTACTCGGTCATCACGCAGATCGTGCcgtccacggcgccgtccatCCGGCCCATCCTCAAGaagtcgacggccgcggccatcaaGCAGTGCACGGGGGCGGCACTCGGGCGGCAGTGCGGCTTCAagtgggcgacgggcgtctacgacggcaagacgggcgccgGGCAGCAGATGagcgtccttgccgccgtggcctcgcagctcgtcggcctcgacggcaaggcccCCGTCACGGGCAAGTCGGGCGGCACCTCCAAGGGCAACCCCAACGCCgggtcgggcggcgacacggATCCCGCGGACCGCCACCGGCCCATCACCACGGCGgaccgcgtcggcgccggcttcgtGACGTTTACGCTCGTGGCcctggtgggcggcgtctTTGCGTGGATGATGCTGGATACGCATCAGGGCGGTGAGAGTTGA
- a CDS encoding Mannan endo-1,6-alpha-mannosidase (EggNog:ENOG503P0AR~CAZy:GH76~TransMembrane:1 (i392-414o)~COG:G), with product MQYYKGNLTGETPGILPGPPPAGDYYWWEAGAMWGTLIDYWAWSGDSTYNDEIMAAMQWQVGPKADYQPPNVTASLGNDDQAFWGMSAMLAAESKFPDPPSDKPQWLALAQAVFNTQAAPDRHDQLCGGGLHWQIYSVNHGYPYKNSIANGCFFNLGARLYRYTGNTTYLDWAVRTWDWMDRVGFIDRETWAIYDGANSNKGCKEINRAEFSYNNAIFAQGAAFLYNATEDAVWKQRTEKLVEYGLKTFFPKGVAVEISCETAGTCTTDMLTFKGFLHRWYSVITQIVPSTAPSIRPILKKSTAAAIKQCTGAALGRQCGFKWATGVYDGKTGAGQQMSVLAAVASQLVGLDGKAPVTGKSGGTSKGNPNAGSGGDTDPADRHRPITTADRVGAGFVTFTLVALVGGVFAWMMLDTHQGGES from the exons ATGCAGTACTACAAGGGCAACCTGACGGGAGAGACGCCGGGCATCCTccccggccctcctcccgcagGAGACTACTACTGGTGGGAGGCGGGAGCCATGTGGGGGACGCTCATCGACTACTGGGCGTGGAGCGGCGACTCGACGTACAACGACGAgatcatggcggcgatgcagtGGCAGGTCGGGCCCAAGGCCGACTACCAGCCGCCCAACGTGACGGCCTCGCtcggcaacgacgaccaggCCTTCTGGGGCATGTCggccatgctcgccgccgagtccAAGTTCCCCGACCCGCCGTCGGACAAGCCGCAGTGgctggccctcgcccaggccgtctTCAACACGCAGGCCGCGCCCGACCGGCATGACCAGCTGTGCGGCGGGGGGCTGCACTGGCAGATCTACAGCGTCAACCACGGCTACCCGTACAAGAACAGCATCGCCAATGGCTGCTTCTTcaacctcggcgcccgcctGTATCGCTATACCGGCAACACGACGTACCTGGACTGGGCGGTGCGCACCTGGGACTGGATGGACCGCGTCGGCTTCATCGACAGGGAGACCTGGGCCATATACGACGGCGCCAACTCCAACAAGGGGTGCAAGGAGATTAACCGCGCCGAGTTTTCGTATAACAACGCCATCTTTGCCCAAGGCGCGGCGTTTCTGTACAATGCG ACAGAAGACGCCGTCTGGAAGCAGAGAaccgagaagctcgtcgagtACGGGCTCAAGACCTTCTTCCccaagggcgtcgccgtcgaaaTCTCGTGCGAAACCGCCGGCACCTGCACGACCGACATGCTCACCTTCAAGGGCTTCCTGCACCGGTGGTACTCGGTCATCACGCAGATCGTGCcgtccacggcgccgtccatCCGGCCCATCCTCAAGaagtcgacggccgcggccatcaaGCAGTGCACGGGGGCGGCACTCGGGCGGCAGTGCGGCTTCAagtgggcgacgggcgtctacgacggcaagacgggcgccgGGCAGCAGATGagcgtccttgccgccgtggcctcgcagctcgtcggcctcgacggcaaggcccCCGTCACGGGCAAGTCGGGCGGCACCTCCAAGGGCAACCCCAACGCCgggtcgggcggcgacacggATCCCGCGGACCGCCACCGGCCCATCACCACGGCGgaccgcgtcggcgccggcttcgtGACGTTTACGCTCGTGGCcctggtgggcggcgtctTTGCGTGGATGATGCTGGATACGCATCAGGGCGGTGAGAGTTGA
- a CDS encoding uncharacterized protein (BUSCO:EOG09263U08~COG:K~EggNog:ENOG503NW6J), translating into MSAPGDGGAMPAPPPKPRLKINVSRSSSFAAAAPDASTAATPGPAASGTQRTPASATPTNGGAGPRKVKLKISSSQPPTPSLDKDKAPPAPPPAAAPVVKTKAGRQPKPTQKLVESKKRTHDDDEDLPLAVSAGGPPTTKIKIRQSIGVSKAGPTQVVLKPRGRPPLHPPGDGYDSEASDREIDPAIEEQFILRMPPGEHCEYVRWCMDNGKMGVPRSQGGADISLKFFDEESRRAMVTVKGQHFAAVMVDLPTITEAMKTWDKKSFMKSADICQMLLAFQTVKDDAEAKTAPLPTMIDPNFKWPHGLTPPMHDCVNRRFAKTISRKEIEDKEAEVERLLAEDAKAASTKWEWVDERQREADEDYGADEDAEGEVDDSAAMGYFGAQDAGDVADGAVDDHDDLEADLEAAFADDGLADTPATGGDMATPMTTQVETPAAGLHESIENDESEEDDDDDDDDDDDDDDDDEDLDEDQRAQRDEMQGVRDIIHDMTKQLARRMEDLGKTHNKILRSRLENQIKQLRSEIDLKKSSIGMELDD; encoded by the coding sequence ATGTCTgcccccggcgacggcggcgccatgcctgcgccgccgccgaagccgcgcCTGAAAATCAACGTcagccgctcctcgtcctttgccgccgccgcgcccgatgcctcgaccgccgcgactCCCGGTCCGGCAGCGAGCGGCACCCAGcggacgcccgcctccgcgacCCCGACCAacggcggtgccggcccCCGCAAAGTCAAGCTCAAGATCAGCTCTTCGCAACCCCCGACGCCCTCCCTagacaaggacaaggcccctccagcgccgccgcccgccgctgcgcctgTTGTCAAGACAaaggccggccgccagcccaagcccacgcagaagctcgtcgagagcAAGAAGCGAAcgcacgacgatgacgaggaccTGCCGCTGGCCGTCTCCGCCGGAGGCCCCCCAACCACCAAGATCAAGATCCGCCAGTCCATCGGAGTCTCCAAGGCCGGGCCAACCCAAGTCGTTCTCAAACCGCGCGGACGCCCACCGCTCCACCCACCCGGCGACGGATACGACTCCGAGGCCAGCGACAGGGAAATCGACCCGGCCATCGAGGAGCAGTTCATCTTGCGCATGCCCCCGGGTGAGCACTGCGAGTACGTCCGCTGGTGCATGGACAACGGCAAGATGGGCGTGCCGCgcagccagggcggcgccgacatcTCCCTCAAGTTTTTCGACGAGGAgtcgcgccgcgccatgGTCACCGTCAAGGGCCAGCACtttgccgccgtcatggtcgACCTGCCCACCATCACCGAGGCCATGAAGACGTGGGACAAGAAGTCCTTTATGAAGTCGGCCGATATCTGCCAGATGCTGCTCGCCTTCCAGACGGTCAaggacgatgccgaggccaagacggctCCGCTGCCCACCATGATCGACCCCAACTTCAAGTGGCCTCACGGCCTCACCCCTCCCATGCACGACTGCGTCAACCGCCGCTTCGCAAAGACCATCAGCCGCAAGGAAATCGAGGACAAGGAAGCTGAGGTCGAGAGGCTtctcgccgaggatgcgAAGGCCGCGTCCACGAAGTGGGAATGGGTCGAtgagcgccagcgcgaggctgatgaggactacggcgccgatgaggacgccgagggcgaggtcgacgactccgccgccatgggctACTTCGGCGCccaggacgccggcgacgtcgccgacggcgctgtggacgaccacgacgacctcgaggccgacctcgaggccgcctttgccgacgacggcctcgccgatACACCTGCtacgggcggcgacatggcgacgcccatgacgacACAGGTCGAGACCCCCGCCGCTGGCCTGCACGAGAGCATCGAGAACGACGAGTcggaagaggacgacgacgacgacgacgacgacgatgacgatgatgatgacgacgacgaggacctcgacgaggaccagcgcgcccagcgcgacgagATGCAGGGCGTGCGCGACATCATCCACGACATGACcaagcagctcgcccgccgtaTGGAGGACTTGGGCAAGACCCACAACAAGATTCTCCGCAGCCGCCTCGAGAACCAGATCAAGCAGCTGAGGTCCGAGATTGACCTCAAGAAATCGTCCATTGGCATGGAGTTGGATGACTAG